In uncultured Bacteroides sp., one genomic interval encodes:
- a CDS encoding PqqD family protein, translating to MKEKEKINLFDVIPYISEHVTTEKKDDLCVIVFPRFRNKFMQKVFAPCGRSANLHVKLEEHGSAVWSLIDGNRTVREITEQLAEHFGHEDNYEYRITTYISQLYTNGFIKYKTAL from the coding sequence ATGAAGGAAAAAGAAAAAATAAACCTGTTTGATGTTATTCCGTACATTAGCGAACATGTTACGACGGAAAAGAAAGATGATTTGTGTGTGATTGTCTTTCCTCGTTTTCGTAATAAGTTTATGCAGAAAGTTTTTGCTCCATGCGGAAGGTCGGCCAATCTTCATGTTAAGCTCGAAGAACATGGCTCTGCAGTGTGGAGTTTGATTGATGGAAATCGTACAGTGAGAGAGATTACGGAACAGCTTGCAGAACATTTTGGTCACGAGGATAACTATGAGTACCGTATCACCACATATATTTCTCAGTTGTATACTAATGGGTTTATAAAATATAAAACGGCTCTTTAA
- a CDS encoding oligopeptide transporter, OPT family translates to MADEKKFVPFVSANASMREFTGRAVLIGLVLAVILGAANAYLGLKAGMTIAATYPAAVIGMAILRFFKGTILEENITRTVGSIGESVAAGAIFTLPAFYISGVWSGEQFSSIGSYFIASLILITGGILGVLFVALLRRVMVEDKELPFPESVAAAEIHKSGRTGSGGSKYLFSAMIVGAVVKIAGDLRLFATEWTTFFKSSIAKFAGGKTLDGGFLAGGPSISPAYLGVGYIIGPRLSALNFSGSVMAWGLMVPMLLTVLGSSFVGSLPQNAGLAVDSPDAWMNAANVVWKEVVRIIAIGGMLVAACFTLYRMRGSLGTGLKRSVKDLKRATQGSAADVERTEKDLKSSWILLGICFAAIATFVITYFIFNTSILVAIVASTIMIVLAFFFAAVSGYLVGIIGSSNNPISGLTLTALVVTALILVACGVDSHNGGVAAVLGIAAIVCVAAAVGGEMFQDLKAGHILGGTPWKMQVGDLIGVVIAGFVMFGVLIILNQGDINMGLQQGYEGGFGSKNLSAPQAGLMAALSQGIIGGQMAWVLIIAGMVMAVAFILMGITSPMLIFVGMYLPFNTVFAIFVGGLIKGVLDLYVARRKYSVGQLATVENTGVLLASGLIAGEALMGLVVAIFAMFNIFFADMLPFASPNYVVGLVIMLVIGYFFVRVPLKKADSIKE, encoded by the coding sequence ATGGCGGATGAAAAAAAGTTCGTGCCTTTCGTTTCGGCGAATGCAAGCATGAGAGAATTTACCGGTAGAGCAGTGCTCATCGGTTTGGTACTGGCCGTTATTTTGGGAGCAGCGAATGCTTATCTTGGCCTTAAAGCCGGTATGACAATTGCTGCTACTTACCCGGCAGCAGTAATTGGTATGGCAATTTTGCGTTTCTTTAAAGGAACAATCCTGGAAGAAAACATAACCCGTACCGTTGGTTCCATTGGCGAGTCGGTTGCAGCAGGTGCAATCTTTACTTTACCGGCATTTTATATTTCCGGTGTTTGGAGTGGCGAACAGTTCAGTTCAATAGGCAGTTACTTTATTGCTTCATTGATTCTTATCACCGGTGGTATCCTTGGTGTTCTTTTCGTAGCTTTACTTCGCAGGGTGATGGTGGAAGATAAAGAACTTCCTTTCCCTGAAAGTGTGGCAGCAGCCGAAATTCATAAATCAGGTCGTACTGGTTCTGGTGGTTCTAAATATTTATTCTCTGCAATGATTGTAGGCGCCGTTGTTAAAATTGCTGGTGATCTTCGCCTGTTTGCAACAGAATGGACTACGTTCTTTAAATCATCTATCGCTAAGTTTGCCGGTGGCAAAACACTTGATGGAGGTTTCCTTGCTGGTGGACCATCTATCAGTCCGGCATATTTAGGTGTAGGTTACATTATCGGTCCACGTCTTTCAGCGCTTAACTTTAGTGGTTCTGTAATGGCATGGGGATTAATGGTTCCTATGTTGCTTACTGTTCTTGGTTCTTCTTTTGTAGGATCTTTACCACAAAACGCAGGATTAGCAGTCGATTCTCCTGATGCATGGATGAATGCGGCAAATGTAGTTTGGAAAGAAGTTGTTCGTATTATTGCTATCGGCGGTATGCTGGTTGCAGCATGTTTTACTTTGTACAGAATGCGTGGAAGCCTGGGCACAGGATTGAAACGTTCTGTAAAGGACTTGAAACGTGCAACTCAGGGAAGTGCTGCTGATGTAGAACGTACAGAAAAAGACCTTAAGTCATCATGGATTCTTTTAGGTATCTGTTTTGCTGCTATCGCTACATTTGTAATCACATATTTCATCTTCAATACAAGTATTCTTGTAGCCATTGTTGCTTCAACCATTATGATTGTGCTTGCATTCTTCTTTGCAGCTGTTTCAGGTTATCTGGTTGGTATCATTGGTTCAAGTAATAACCCTATCAGCGGATTGACTCTTACAGCTTTAGTTGTTACAGCATTGATTCTTGTTGCTTGCGGTGTAGATTCTCATAATGGTGGCGTTGCAGCAGTATTAGGAATTGCAGCCATTGTTTGTGTGGCGGCGGCCGTAGGTGGTGAAATGTTCCAGGACTTAAAGGCAGGGCACATCCTTGGTGGTACACCATGGAAAATGCAGGTAGGCGACCTTATTGGTGTTGTTATTGCAGGTTTTGTAATGTTTGGTGTTTTGATTATCCTTAACCAGGGTGATATTAACATGGGACTTCAGCAAGGTTACGAAGGTGGTTTCGGAAGCAAGAACCTTTCTGCTCCACAAGCCGGTTTAATGGCAGCCTTGTCACAAGGAATCATTGGTGGACAAATGGCTTGGGTGCTTATTATTGCCGGAATGGTTATGGCTGTAGCATTTATTTTGATGGGAATTACAAGTCCGATGCTAATTTTTGTGGGAATGTATCTTCCATTTAACACAGTATTTGCTATTTTTGTGGGTGGCTTGATTAAAGGAGTTCTCGATCTATATGTAGCACGTCGCAAATATAGCGTTGGTCAGCTGGCTACCGTGGAAAATACCGGGGTGCTTCTCGCTTCCGGATTGATTGCCGGAGAAGCATTGATGGGGTTGGTTGTTGCTATTTTTGCAATGTTCAATATCTTCTTTGCTGATATGCTTCCATTTGCCAGTCCAAACTACGTAGTTGGTTTGGTTATTATGTTGGTAATAGGCTACTTCTTTGTTCGTGTTCCACTTAAGAAAGCCGATTCTATCAAAGAATAA